From a single Raphanus sativus cultivar WK10039 unplaced genomic scaffold, ASM80110v3 Scaffold1060, whole genome shotgun sequence genomic region:
- the LOC108863289 gene encoding mannosyl-oligosaccharide 1,2-alpha-mannosidase MNS2 isoform X1: MARSRLVTGHRIWKYFTPAYYLGMTMRLALLFILFLSVSMVVWDPQTRGRDHEFEVSKLNKQVLRLQLMLGDVKSVKEDATVRTLKNVKEDPVDAERRQRVKEAMIHAWSSYEKYAWGKDELQPQTKDGVDSFGGLGATIIDALDTLYIMGLHEQFQKAREWIATSLDFDKDYDASMFETTIRVVGGLLSSYDLSGDKLFLEKAKDIADRLLPAWDTPSGIPYNIINLRHGNAHNARWAGGDSNLAESGTEQLEFIALSQRTGDPKYQQKVEKVISVLNKNYPADGLLPVYINPDTAKPSYSTITFGGLGDSFYEYLLKVWVFGNKTLAVKHYRDMWEKSMNGLLSLVKKSTPSSFTYICEKSGGSLTHKMDELACFSPGMLALGSSGYDDSAEAKKFLTLAEELAWTCYNFYESTPTKLAGENYVFNSGSDMSVGASSNILRPETVESLFYLWRLTGNKTYQDWGWNIFEAFEKNSRIETGYVGLKDVNTGVKDNKMQSFFLAETLKYLYLLFSPTTVIPLDEWAFNTEAHPLKIVPWKDQVNRGQSNSVQQRKPTITLRQRRFGG, encoded by the exons ATGGCGAGGAGTAGACTGGTTACTGGTCACCGGATATGGAAGTACTTCACCCCTGCTTATTATCTCGGAATGACTATGCGTCTAGCTTTGCTTTTCATCCTCTTCCTCTCTGTTTCAATGGTCGTCTGGGACCCTCAAACGCGTGGCCGAGATCACGAG TTTGAAGTTTCAAAGTTAAATAAACAAGTCTTGAGGTTGCAGCTGATG TTAGGAGATGTAAAAAGCGTCAAGGAGGATGCAACTGTGAGGACGCTGAAGAATGTAAAGGAAGATCCAGTTGATGCCGAGCGAAGGCAGAGAGTAAAAGAAGCAATGATTCATGCTTGGAGCTCATATGAAAAGTATGCCTGGGGGAAAGACGAGCTTCAG CCCCAGACAAAAGATGGCGTTGACAGCTTTGGTGGCCTGGGAGCGACTATAATAGATGCATTAGATACACTCTATATAATGGGTCTACACGAGCAGTTTCAGAAAGCTAGAGA GTGGATTGCAACATCACTAGACTTCGACAAGGATTATGACGCAAGTATGTTTGAGACAACCATAAG AGTGGTGGGAGGGCTTCTCAGCTCGTATGATCTTTCTGGGGATAAACTTTTCCTTGAAAAGGCTAAAGATATCGCAGACAGATTATTGCCTGCATGGGACACTCCATCGGGTATTCCATATAATATTATCAACTTAAGACATGGAAACGCTCACAATGCTAGATGGGCAGGG GGAGACAGTAATCTTGCAGAATCTGGTACTGAACAGCTCGAGTTTATTGCCCTTTCTCAGAGGACTGGGGACCCTAAATATCAGCAAAAG GTAGAAAAGGTCATTTCAGTACTAAATAAGAACTACCCTGCTGATGGTTTACTTCCAGTCTATATAAATCCTGATACAGCTAAACCATCATATTCAACCATAACATTTGGTGGCTTGGGAGAcag tttttatgaatatttactCAAAGTGTGGGTGTTTGGGAACAAAACTTTAGCAGTGAAACACTATAG AGATATGTGGGAGAAATCAATGAATGGTCTGCTAAGCTTGGTTAAGAAGTCAACACCTTCCTCATTTACTTACATCTGTGAGAAGAGTGGAGGTTCTTTGACCCATAAG ATGGATGAATTGGCATGCTTTTCTCCTGGAATGTTGGCTTTAGGATCATCTGGGTATGATGATTCTGCTGAAGCAAAGAAGTTTCTTACCCTTGCTGAAGAG CTTGCATGGACATGTTATAACTTTTACGAATCAACACCAACAAAACTAGCTGGAGAGAATTATGTCTTCAACTCTGGGAGT GACATGAGTGTTGGGGCGTCGTCGAACATCTTGAGACCAGAGACTGTTGAATCACTGTTTTACCTCTGGAGGTTAACTGGCAACAAGACGTATCAAGATTGGGGATGGAATATATTTGAAGCGTTTGAGAAGAACTCGCGCATAGAGACTGGATATGTAGGTTTGAAAGAT GTTAATACGGGAGTTAAGGACAACAAGATGCAGAGTTTCTTCCTTGCTGAGACGCTCAAGTATCTCTATCTCCTCTTCTCGCCCACAACGGTTATTCCCTTGGACGAGTGGGCGTTCAACACAGAAGCTCATCCACTTAAGATCGTGCCCTGGAAGGATCAGGTGAATCGTGGACAATCCAACAGCGTGCAGCAACGCAAACCAACAATTACTTTACGCCAGAGGCGCTTTGGTGGATAA
- the LOC108863289 gene encoding mannosyl-oligosaccharide 1,2-alpha-mannosidase MNS2 isoform X2, translating into MARSRLVTGHRIWKYFTPAYYLGMTMRLALLFILFLSVSMVVWDPQTRGRDHEFEVSKLNKQVLRLQLMLGDVKSVKEDATVRTLKNVKEDPVDAERRQRVKEAMIHAWSSYEKYAWGKDELQPQTKDGVDSFGGLGATIIDALDTLYIMGLHEQFQKAREWIATSLDFDKDYDASMFETTIRVVGGLLSSYDLSGDKLFLEKAKDIADRLLPAWDTPSGIPYNIINLRHGNAHNARWAGGDSNLAESGTEQLEFIALSQRTGDPKYQQKVEKVISVLNKNYPADGLLPVYINPDTAKPSYSTITFGGLGDRDMWEKSMNGLLSLVKKSTPSSFTYICEKSGGSLTHKMDELACFSPGMLALGSSGYDDSAEAKKFLTLAEELAWTCYNFYESTPTKLAGENYVFNSGSDMSVGASSNILRPETVESLFYLWRLTGNKTYQDWGWNIFEAFEKNSRIETGYVGLKDVNTGVKDNKMQSFFLAETLKYLYLLFSPTTVIPLDEWAFNTEAHPLKIVPWKDQVNRGQSNSVQQRKPTITLRQRRFGG; encoded by the exons ATGGCGAGGAGTAGACTGGTTACTGGTCACCGGATATGGAAGTACTTCACCCCTGCTTATTATCTCGGAATGACTATGCGTCTAGCTTTGCTTTTCATCCTCTTCCTCTCTGTTTCAATGGTCGTCTGGGACCCTCAAACGCGTGGCCGAGATCACGAG TTTGAAGTTTCAAAGTTAAATAAACAAGTCTTGAGGTTGCAGCTGATG TTAGGAGATGTAAAAAGCGTCAAGGAGGATGCAACTGTGAGGACGCTGAAGAATGTAAAGGAAGATCCAGTTGATGCCGAGCGAAGGCAGAGAGTAAAAGAAGCAATGATTCATGCTTGGAGCTCATATGAAAAGTATGCCTGGGGGAAAGACGAGCTTCAG CCCCAGACAAAAGATGGCGTTGACAGCTTTGGTGGCCTGGGAGCGACTATAATAGATGCATTAGATACACTCTATATAATGGGTCTACACGAGCAGTTTCAGAAAGCTAGAGA GTGGATTGCAACATCACTAGACTTCGACAAGGATTATGACGCAAGTATGTTTGAGACAACCATAAG AGTGGTGGGAGGGCTTCTCAGCTCGTATGATCTTTCTGGGGATAAACTTTTCCTTGAAAAGGCTAAAGATATCGCAGACAGATTATTGCCTGCATGGGACACTCCATCGGGTATTCCATATAATATTATCAACTTAAGACATGGAAACGCTCACAATGCTAGATGGGCAGGG GGAGACAGTAATCTTGCAGAATCTGGTACTGAACAGCTCGAGTTTATTGCCCTTTCTCAGAGGACTGGGGACCCTAAATATCAGCAAAAG GTAGAAAAGGTCATTTCAGTACTAAATAAGAACTACCCTGCTGATGGTTTACTTCCAGTCTATATAAATCCTGATACAGCTAAACCATCATATTCAACCATAACATTTGGTGGCTTGGGAGAcag AGATATGTGGGAGAAATCAATGAATGGTCTGCTAAGCTTGGTTAAGAAGTCAACACCTTCCTCATTTACTTACATCTGTGAGAAGAGTGGAGGTTCTTTGACCCATAAG ATGGATGAATTGGCATGCTTTTCTCCTGGAATGTTGGCTTTAGGATCATCTGGGTATGATGATTCTGCTGAAGCAAAGAAGTTTCTTACCCTTGCTGAAGAG CTTGCATGGACATGTTATAACTTTTACGAATCAACACCAACAAAACTAGCTGGAGAGAATTATGTCTTCAACTCTGGGAGT GACATGAGTGTTGGGGCGTCGTCGAACATCTTGAGACCAGAGACTGTTGAATCACTGTTTTACCTCTGGAGGTTAACTGGCAACAAGACGTATCAAGATTGGGGATGGAATATATTTGAAGCGTTTGAGAAGAACTCGCGCATAGAGACTGGATATGTAGGTTTGAAAGAT GTTAATACGGGAGTTAAGGACAACAAGATGCAGAGTTTCTTCCTTGCTGAGACGCTCAAGTATCTCTATCTCCTCTTCTCGCCCACAACGGTTATTCCCTTGGACGAGTGGGCGTTCAACACAGAAGCTCATCCACTTAAGATCGTGCCCTGGAAGGATCAGGTGAATCGTGGACAATCCAACAGCGTGCAGCAACGCAAACCAACAATTACTTTACGCCAGAGGCGCTTTGGTGGATAA
- the LOC108863290 gene encoding B-box zinc finger protein 32-like yields the protein MVKLCELCGEEAHLHCDADSAFLCRSCDVKFHASNFLFSRHVRRIICPTCDSHTGDFVSGSLSPNWPAKITTCSSCGTFSSPASSCCSELSSSSTRKTASRATVNRAPRGREKKVMKAVADGIFVNWCDDLGLNGDSRNAVVSLATLALAVWKSRAATTKVILAAAFWFGVKNQNAREKTMTWPSTLKKVEDITGVAAGTIRAVESKLARAVTLQLRRCRVDSEEGWAENDNV from the coding sequence ATGGTGAAACTCTGTGAGCTGTGTGGTGAAGAAGCCCATCTCCACTGTGACGCAGACTCCGCTTTCCTCTGCCGCTCCTGCGACGTTAAGTTCCATGCCTCTAACTTCCTTTTCTCCCGCCACGTCCGCCGCATCATATGTCCGACTTGCGATTCTCACACGGGAGATTTCGTCTCTGGTTCTCTTTCCCCTAATTGGCCTGCTAAAATAACTACCTGCTCCTCCTGTGGAACGTTTTCGTCTCCCGCTTCGTCTTGTTGCTCCGAGCTATCGTCGTCGTCGACGAGGAAGACTGCTTCGCGTGCTACTGTCAACAGAGCGCCGCGAGGGAGGGAAAAGAAAGTGATGAAGGCCGTGGCGGATGGCATTTTTGTAAATTGGTGTGATGATTTAGGACTAAACGGGGATTCGAGAAACGCCGTCGTTTCGTTGGCGACTCTCGCTTTGGCAGTGTGGAAGTCGAGAGCAGCAACGACTAAGGTGATTTTAGCGGCGGCGTTTTGGTTCGGTGTTAAAAACCAAAACGCGCGGGAGAAGACGATGACGTGGCCGAGTACTCTAAAGAAGGTGGAAGACATAACCGGAGTTGCAGCTGGAACGATTCGAGCCGTGGAAAGCAAGCTGGCGCGTGCAGTGACGCTGCAGCTTAGGCGGTGTCGCGTGGATTCGGAGGAAGGATGGGCCGAAAACGACAAcgtttga